In Rhizoctonia solani chromosome 7, complete sequence, one DNA window encodes the following:
- a CDS encoding dual-specificity tyrosine-(Y)-phosphorylation regulated kinase — protein MSLHEGSYDDALELPRFAVRNPTHPQMDDSRFDNSRFDYYDDRRPAGSLSRTQSQHYQSHPQSLQSHAPHQQQQQQQQQPQQPDIERLSDPTRPLYYPYDPYAQAQEHIRRPSYNSSDPYAPPDAKPPPSPQFQYPIDQRFAAPRAPSASTPGTPMTSSYQRQFYSPKPRQGFRHVRDPKDLQPRVNPVPPGRRFADGAYLSPLRALTTHLTQTYHICNPEFRYESTHNPRRVLTKPSKPVHNDGYDNEDYDYILYVNDWLGPDDGRNKYLILDVLGQGTFGQVVKCQNIKTHEIVAVKVVKNKPAYFNQSMMEVTILELLNTTWDPNDEHHILRMRDQFIHKNHLCLVFELLSSNLYDSLNKINLAVSAPNSSRSLPLNSLTRSPSSTKQDSSTVTSNLKTSFSCRMYIHPPSNPIHTHPDPRLQSPQIKVIDFGSACHERQTVYTYIQSRFYRSPEVLLGMSYTSAIDMWSLGCIAVELFLGLPLFPGTSEYNQTTRIVEMLGMPPMYMLEMGKQTNNFFASYTDEYGRKRYRLKSIEQYSRENNTNEQPGKKYFAATTLPDIIRSAAGSGKGKLTENDKDPNSRASFIDFVSGLLNLNPIERWSPQQARGHPFITGERFERPYIPAGTNPRNTPVTGAAVAVAPTPAGPPPVDPKRPYGGLVPQQTKGQRAYQDAATYNAHLNQHQAYTAQQAAANQSANQQFRNPYAMGPPSQPPGQMAPPMSTQSSHPMSTQGQHPMSAQGQHPMSSQSQPPQSQPPPSVYVDPGPGPGAGDYGQQSRPPMVHQQSTQSLSSQAMSGQLGNGQYGPAGGNRGAPPPNPPSTSYYPPSRTRANTINQMDIVPPALARIASNIGVDASALKRNTLTPVLNREEAMKEWERRQTGKRSHQPYPQLEYLQQQAELASSWQGQQPQQGRFGIPFNAPPPAMVHDIQDKGGMRGGPARYEQQPYVSGVNRYGPSGGGSQGGGGQGGGYQPNNGYDAYDRGDPMGSMYAPLQPPSTMAHLRLDREAGQRAVDLPLQQLHDHSSPMAAPFLCDCNHIAVPAVIEGSTMFVCRHLLQGSEYRTDPHHIPCGFKLAEDTGPELQPVVRAAVLYHKPTAFKALQLPRGANPLDLYRPKKDAAASDAQTEVPMEIDDAPVEGTQFVLPQQRPVPTDAKGWQRRCMIAERQLQASDDERRRLKRQMEGMKRELSALEERNRALLKAEEEAKAYKTRYESVRSELHDLRRSRHASIFSSTLQPNRSDSPNL, from the exons ATGTCTCTGCACGAGGGTTCATACGATGATGCGCTAGAACTCCCCCGGTTTGCTGTACGAAATCCGACCCATCCACAGATGGACGACTCCCGCTTTGACAACTCCCGCTTCGACTACTACGATGACCGGAGGCCTGCTGGCTCTCTCTCCCGCACCCAGTCCCAGCATTACCAATCACATCCCCAGAGCCTCCAATCGCACGCGCCTcaccagcagcaacagcaacagcaacagcagcccCAGCAGCCAGATATTGAGCGCTTGTCTGACCCGACACGTCCCCTCTATTACCCATATGACCCATATGCACAGGCACAAGAGCACATCCGACGCCCATCGTACAACTCGTCTGATCCATATGCACCACCCGACGCAAAGCCCCCTCCTTCCCCCCAGTTCCAGTACCCCATCGACCAGCGCTTTGCCGCCCCCCGTGCCCCCTCTGCATCGACCCCGGGCACCCCCATGACCTCCTCTTACCAGCGCCAGTTCTACAGCCCAAAGCCCCGCCAGGGGTTCAGGCATGTCCgagaccccaaggacctccagCCCCGCGTCAATCCTGTTCCTCCCGGACGCAGATTCGCCGATGGTGCTTATCTGAGC CCCTTGCGTGCACTGACCACCCACCTCACACAAACCTACCATATCTGCAACCCCGAGTTCCGATACGAATCCACCCACAATCCTCGTCGCGTACTCACAAAGCCGAGTAAACCCGTCCACAATGACGGCTACGACAATGAAGATTATGATTATATCCTCTATGTCAACGACTGGCTCGGGCCTGACGATGGCCGCAA CAAATATCTCATTCTGGATGTCCTCGGACAGGGCACGTTTGGCCAGGTCGTCAAGTGCCAGAACATAAAGACACACGAAATTGTCGCCGTTAAAGTCGTCAAAAATAAGCCCGCGTACTTTAACCAGAGTATGATGGAGGTGACCATTCTTGAGCTT CTAAACACGACGTGGGATCCCAATGACGAGCACCACATCCTTCGCATGCGTGATCAGTTTATCCACAAGAACCATTTATGTCTTGTGTTTGAGCTCTTATCATCCAACCTTTACGACTCATTAAACAAAATCAATTTGGCGGTCTCAGCACCCAACTCGTCAAGGTCTTTACCGCTCAACTCCTTGACGCGCTCACCGTCCTCAACGAAGCAAGACTCATCCACTGTGACCTCAAACCTGAAAACATCCTTCTCATGTCGTATGTACATCCACCCGCCATCCAATCCAATCCACACTCACCCCGATCCCAGGTTACAATCGCCCCAAATCAAAGTCATCGACTTTGGTTCTGCGTGCCACGAACGACAAACGGTGTATACGTACATCCAGTCTCGGTTTTATCGTTCACCAGAAGTCTTGCTTGGCATGTCGTACACTTCCGCAATCGACATGTGGTCCCTTGGCTGTATCGCAGTCGAACTCTTCTTGGGCCTTCCTCTGTTCCCGGGTACGAGCGAGTACAATCAAACCACGCGGATCGTCGAGATGCTCGG CATGCCTCCCATGTACATGCTCGAAATGGGCAAACAAACCAACAACTTTTTCGCTTCATACACGGACGAGTACGGCCGAAAACGGTACCGACTGAAATCGATCGAACAATACTCGCGAGAGAATAACACAAACGAACAGCCAGGCAAAAAATATTTTGCGGCGACGACCTTGCCGGATATCATCAGGAGCGCGGCGGGCAGCGGAAAGGGGAAACTTACCGAGAACGACAAGG ATCCCAACTCGCGAGCGTCCTTTATCGACTTTGTGTCTGGGCTGTTGAACCTGAACCCCATCGAGCGATGGTCTCCGCAGCAGGCTAGGGGGCATCCATTTATTACTGGCGAGCGATTTGAAAGGCCGTATATT CCGGCTGGTACCAACCCGAGAAATACGCCTGTTACCGgagctgctgttgctgttgctccTACCCCCGCTGGCCCGCCGCCCGTCGATCCTAAACGCCCCTATGGTGGCTTGGTGCCACAGCAAACCAAGGGCCAGCGCGCGTACCAAGACGCGGCGACGTACAATGCGCACTTGAACCAGCACCAGGCTTATACCGCTCAACAAGCTGCCGCGAACCAAAGCGCGAATCAACAGTTTAGGAACCCGTACGCGATGGGTCCGCCGTCTCAGCCTCCTGGCCAAATGGCCCCGCCCATGTCTACGCAATCGTCACATCCCATGTCCACACAGGGGCAACACCCCATGTCCGCGCAAGGGCAGCACCCAATGTCGTCACAGTCCCAGCCACCGCAATCACAGCCTCCTCCGTCGGTGTATGTCGACCCTGGTCCAGGGCCCGGTGCGGGAGACTATGGGCAGCAATCTAGGCCACCAATGGTGCATCAGCAGTCTACCCAGTCTCTTTCGTCGCAAGCCATGTCTGGGCAGCTTGGGAACGGACAGTACGGTCCTGCTGGAGGCAACCGAGGCGCCCCTCCCCCGAATCCGCCGTCGACATCGTACTATCCGCCCTCACGCACCCGCGCAAACACGATCAACCAGATGGATATTGTCCCGCCGGCATTGGCAAGGATCGCAAGCAACATTGGTGTCGACGCGTCGGCCCTGAAGCGCAACACTCTCACACCCGTCTTGAACCGAGAAGAAGCGATGAAAGAATGGGAGCGCCGCCAGACGGGCAAGCGCTCGCATCAGCCGTATCCCCAGCTCGAGTATCTCCAGCAACAAGCCGAGCTGGCATCGTCCTGGCAGGGCCAACAACCACAGCAAGGTCGATTTGGCATACCGTTTAATGCTCCGCCGCCGGCTATGGTGCATGACATTCAGGACAAGGGTGGAATGCGCGGTGGTCCTGCACGATACGAGCAACAGCCATATGTGAGCGGAGTGAATCGATACGGACCAAGTGGCGGGGGCAGTCAGGGAGGTGGTGGACAAGGAGGTGGATACCAACCCAATAATGGGTACGATGCCTATGATCGCGGAGACCCGATGGGATCGATGTACGCGCCCCTGCAGCCACCCAGTACTATGGCCCACCTTCGGCTGGATCGGGAGGCGGGACAACGAGCCGTGGACCT GCCGCTACAACAACTCCACGACCACTCGTCTCCCATGGCCGCTCCTTTTCTATGCGACTGCAACCACATCGCGGTTCCGGCAGTAATTGAGGGCAGTACAATGTTTGTTTGTCGGCATCTCCTACAGGGGAGCGAGTACCGGACTGATCCGCACCACATTCCATGCGGCTTTAAAT TAGCGGAAGACACCGGGCCCGAGCTCCAGCCCGTGGTGCGTGCGGCCGTGCTGTACCACAAGCCGACGGCGTTCAAGGCGCTACAACTCCCCCGGGGAGCGAATCCTCTCGATCTCTATCGGCCAAAGAAAGAT GCTGCTGCTAGTGACGCACAGACCGAGGTGCCAATGGAAATCGACGACGCGCCAGTAGAGGGAACACAATTTGTCCTGCCGCAACAAAGACCGGTGCCAACTGATGCGAAAGGCTGGCAGAGGAGGTGCATGATAGCCGAGCGACAATTGCAGGCGTCTGATGATGAGCGGAGGCGACTGAAACGACAGATGGAGGGGATGAAGCGCGAGCTGTCGGCTCTGGAGGAGCGGAACCGGGCGTTACTCAAAGCCGAAGAAGAAGCGAAAGCTTACAAGACAAGGTACGAAAGCGTGCGATCGGAATTGCACGATCTTCGAAGGTCAAGGCACGCTAGTATTTTTTCGAGCACTTTACAGCCAAATCGCTCAGACAGTCCTAATCTTTGA